The Thalassotalea psychrophila genome window below encodes:
- the tyrA gene encoding bifunctional chorismate mutase/prephenate dehydrogenase: MTTFDKKLQQCRNDIDDIDQQLVTLLAKRREVTSRVGELKSQVGMPIFAPEREEQLLAKLGKQARAKDLSVPLVEDVFRRIMRDSYSSQDEQGYQCINPNAGKIVVIGGNGQLGQVFVDLFTRTGYQVTVLEKEDWNDADNILANAGLVIVAVPINLTELVINKLSNLPENCILADITSIKDKPLKAMMAIHKGPVVGLHPMFGPDVTGLIKQTIIVCHGEQPDKYQWLLDQFTVWGALNYVVSAKEHDEAMAMVQVMRHFSTVSYGYHLMQENVELEQLLAMSSPIYRLELAMVGRLFAQDPNLYADIIFSNSENVVMMKRFANRFLELLSSVEQGNKIDFIAKFRQVANWFGDDAQNFLLESKSLLEKAREHK; the protein is encoded by the coding sequence ATGACAACTTTTGATAAAAAACTACAACAATGTAGAAATGATATCGACGATATAGATCAACAACTGGTTACTTTACTGGCTAAACGTCGAGAAGTAACCAGTCGTGTTGGTGAACTGAAAAGCCAAGTTGGTATGCCTATTTTTGCACCTGAGCGAGAAGAGCAACTACTTGCTAAACTTGGCAAACAAGCACGGGCGAAAGATCTTTCAGTGCCCTTAGTCGAAGATGTTTTTCGCCGTATTATGCGAGATTCTTACTCATCTCAAGATGAACAAGGGTATCAATGCATAAATCCTAATGCCGGAAAAATTGTAGTCATTGGTGGTAACGGCCAACTTGGACAAGTATTTGTCGATTTATTTACTCGTACCGGCTATCAAGTAACCGTTCTTGAGAAAGAGGATTGGAACGATGCAGATAATATTTTAGCTAATGCCGGTCTAGTTATTGTGGCGGTTCCAATTAATTTAACTGAATTGGTGATCAACAAGTTATCTAACCTGCCTGAAAATTGTATTTTAGCGGATATCACCAGTATTAAAGATAAACCACTGAAGGCAATGATGGCAATACACAAGGGGCCAGTTGTTGGTTTGCATCCTATGTTTGGTCCCGATGTAACTGGTTTGATCAAGCAAACCATTATTGTTTGTCATGGCGAACAGCCGGATAAATATCAATGGCTACTGGATCAATTTACCGTGTGGGGCGCATTAAATTATGTGGTAAGTGCTAAAGAACATGATGAAGCTATGGCCATGGTTCAGGTTATGCGCCACTTTTCAACGGTAAGTTATGGCTACCATTTAATGCAAGAAAACGTAGAACTAGAGCAATTACTAGCGATGAGTTCACCTATTTATCGTTTAGAGTTAGCTATGGTAGGTCGTCTATTTGCTCAAGACCCAAACCTGTACGCTGATATCATATTCTCCAACTCTGAGAATGTGGTGATGATGAAACGTTTTGCCAATCGTTTTCTTGAACTGTTATCATCAGTTGAACAAGGTAATAAAATCGATTTTATTGCAAAATTTAGACAAGTTGCTAATTGGTTTGGCGATGATGCACAAAACTTCTTATTAGAATCAAAATCATTATTGGAAAAAGCCCGTGAACACAAATAA